From the Candidatus Stygibacter australis genome, one window contains:
- a CDS encoding glycosyltransferase, whose translation MPKALIISYFFPPLSGPGVQRSYNFVRNLPANGWEPVVLTVKDISYVARDESLMDKLSNTEIIRTETADPMRIIYLWDKIWGRKEGDSAYIHASQNLRSFGRDVFPIDSKIGWLLTAYKEACKLCRLHDIKVIFATMSPFTSGILAYMVSQKTGLPYILDYRDLWQGKPDISYFSRFHRRLAETWEKRIIRAADSIIHVTDRSKERFLEIYPECGSDKVSVIYNGYDREAISKEIPEQSDNSRITFTYAGHFYGKRNPRLFLESIKELIDDDYPLDGVIFEFIGSFPKSIEELFFEHECLKRIKYLIYGDYIKKLIDSTVLLLFISSEDSRMILTQKLFEYLAVKRPILAMIPEDGEAAGIINKYSAGLVIDGSSKEKIKAGIQEFCGIIRKGDLTKRFNVANNDYREFERQAQARQLAEIMDKVTDE comes from the coding sequence ATGCCAAAAGCCTTAATAATCTCTTATTTCTTTCCACCATTAAGTGGACCAGGTGTGCAGCGGTCATATAACTTCGTCCGTAATTTACCAGCTAATGGGTGGGAACCAGTAGTTTTAACTGTTAAAGATATAAGTTACGTAGCTCGAGACGAATCATTGATGGACAAACTTTCAAATACAGAGATCATCCGAACTGAGACTGCAGACCCCATGCGAATCATATATTTGTGGGATAAAATATGGGGCAGGAAAGAAGGGGATAGTGCATATATTCACGCCAGTCAGAATCTACGTAGTTTTGGGAGAGATGTATTTCCCATTGATTCCAAAATAGGGTGGCTGCTAACAGCATACAAAGAAGCCTGCAAGCTGTGTCGTTTACATGATATCAAGGTGATCTTTGCAACTATGAGTCCTTTCACTTCAGGCATTCTAGCTTATATGGTGAGTCAGAAAACAGGATTGCCCTATATACTTGATTATCGTGATCTGTGGCAGGGTAAGCCGGATATCAGCTATTTCAGCAGATTTCACCGCAGGCTGGCAGAGACATGGGAAAAACGGATAATCAGAGCAGCGGATTCTATTATCCACGTTACGGACAGGTCTAAGGAACGGTTTCTGGAGATCTATCCGGAATGCGGAAGTGATAAAGTGAGTGTGATCTATAATGGATATGACCGGGAAGCGATCTCGAAAGAGATCCCAGAGCAGAGTGATAACAGCAGGATAACATTTACCTATGCAGGACATTTTTACGGGAAACGAAATCCCAGGTTATTTCTGGAATCAATTAAAGAGCTCATCGATGATGATTATCCTCTGGATGGAGTAATATTTGAATTTATTGGTAGTTTTCCTAAGTCAATCGAGGAATTATTTTTTGAACATGAATGTTTAAAACGGATAAAGTATCTGATTTATGGAGATTATATAAAAAAATTGATTGACAGCACGGTATTATTATTATTCATTTCAAGTGAAGACAGCAGGATGATATTGACCCAGAAATTATTTGAATATCTGGCTGTAAAACGTCCGATCCTGGCAATGATACCGGAAGATGGGGAAGCAGCGGGGATCATAAATAAATATTCTGCTGGACTTGTTATTGATGGATCAAGTAAAGAAAAAATTAAAGCCGGGATACAGGAATTCTGTGGGATAATCAGAAAAGGGGATCTAACTAAAAGGTTTAATGTGGCAAATAATGATTATAGAGAATTTGAACGCCAAGCTCAGGCAAGGCAACTAGCTGAGATAATGGATAAAGTTACTGATGAATAA